One part of the Dioscorea cayenensis subsp. rotundata cultivar TDr96_F1 chromosome 2, TDr96_F1_v2_PseudoChromosome.rev07_lg8_w22 25.fasta, whole genome shotgun sequence genome encodes these proteins:
- the LOC120278825 gene encoding general transcription factor IIE subunit 1: MSLEPFNRLVRLAARAFYDDITMKGDNQPKNGRGDNRGMAVVVLDALTRRQWVREEDLAKALKLHSKQLRRTLRFFEEEKLVTRDHRRETAKGAKIFSAAVAATADGPRGKEGEEKMKLHTHSYCCLDYAQIYDVVRYRMHRMKKKLKDELDSRNMVQEYICPNCGKRYSAFDALQLVSLTDEYFHCERCNGELVAESDKLAAEEMGDGDDNAKRRRHEKLKDMLQKMEEQLKPLAQQLLRVKDLPVPDFGTLQAWEARANAANRANGDPSANDSSKSSQGHGYGGTPMPFLGDTKVEVAFSGVEVKEDTEPETKATALKVLPPWMIREGMVLTKEQRGEVKPDVMKMDQPSSSTDDKKQKIVKDDQKSIEDEYIKAYYSALMERQRAQEEVTKKMQSEAGNLSNGVSEAAGRKVGAKAKREEDEDDAEWEEPQPTGEVYKVADLNAQAQESSEDEEDGIDWEEG, from the exons ATGAGCCTCGAGCCTTTCAATCG ATTGGTGAGATTGGCGGCCAGGGCGTTCTATGATGATATTACGATGAAGGGAGATAACCAGCCGAAGAACGGCAGGGGGGATAACCGCGGGATGGCCGTCGTCGTTCTTGATGCTCTCACTAG GCGTCAGTGGGTTAGAGAAGAAGACCTGGCGAAGGCTTTGAAGTTGCATTCAAAACAACTCCGACGCACATTGCGATTTTTTGAAGAAGAGAAGCTAGTTACCCGGGATCATAGGAGAGAG ACAGCCAAAGGTGCAAAAATATTCAGTGCTGCAGTAGCTGCTACAGCTGATGGTCCACGTGGTAAAGAGGGCGAAGAGAAGATGAAGCTTCATACTCATTCTTATTGCTGCTTAGATTATGCACAG ATATATGATGTTGTAAGGTATCGGATGCATcggatgaagaaaaagttgaaGGATGAATTGGACAGTAGGAATATGGTTCAAGAATACATATGCCCTAATTGTGGCAAAAG GTACTCGGCTTTTGATGCGCTGCAGCTTGTGAGCCTCACTGATGAGTACTTCCATTGCGAAAGATGCAATGGTGAACTTGTTGCTGAGAGTGACAAGCTTGCTGCTGAGGAAATGGGAGATGGAGACGATAATGCTAAGAGGAGACGACATGAAAAGTTGAAAGACATGCTTCAGAAAATGGAG GAGCAGTTAAAGCCATTGGCTCAACAACTTCTGAGAGTAAAGGATTTGCCTGTTCCTGATTTCGGAACTCTCCAAGCATGGGAAGCTAGGGCAAATGCAGCTAACCGGGCTAATGGTGATCCTAGTGCAAATGATTCCTCTAAATCTTCTCAGGGGCATGGTTATGGCGGAAcaccaatgccttttcttgGTGATACAAAG GTTGAAGTTGCTTTCTCTGGTGTAGAAGTGAAAGAAGACACTGAACCTGAGACAAAGGCCACTGCATTGAAGGTTTTACCACCATGGATGATCAGAGAAGGCATGGTCCTCACAAAAGAGCAACGTGGAGAAGTCAAGCCTGATGTGATGAAAATGGATCAACCTTCCAGCTCTACAGATGACAAAAAGCAGAAAATTGTGAAAGATGACCAAAAGAGTATAGAG GATGAGTATATCAAAGCCTATTACTCTGCACTGATGGAGAGGCAAAGAGCACAAGAAGAAGTCACCAAGAAAATGCAATCGGAAGCTGGGAACCTATCAAATGGTGTTTCAGAGGCAGCTGGGCGTAAGGTTGGCGCAAAagcaaaaagagaagaggatgaagatgatgctgaATGGGAGGAGCCTCAACCAACAG GTGAAGTTTATAAGGTGGCTGATTTGAATGCTCAAGCTCAGGAATCCAGTGAGGATGAAGAGGATGGAATTGATTGGGAGGAAGGTTGA
- the LOC120275581 gene encoding P-loop NTPase domain-containing protein LPA1-like, with product MAEGGKLLYVVVVDDVEGASSSSSSFRYTRPVLQSALQLMGCKARHAFKISRRVYEVLRSNQSTLKSPLCDNIPSNNVDSSGNEEAAGLPFIANVEQSKKMPFELYKSLTTIVVTRETFLNVVCDALSGYKYVGPNQRADLMLACRIRERKESVTVLLCGTSGCGKSTLSSLLGSRLGITTVVSTDSIRHMMRSFVDEKENPLLWASTYHAGECLDMMAVAEAKAKKKAQKLARFSNSVSKEESSDGVNKLVEAGHGAELISSKQMAVEGYKAQSEMVIDSLDRLITAWEERKESVVVEGVHLSLNFVMGLMKKHPSIIPFMIYITNEDKHMERFAVRAKYMTLDPARNKYVKYIRNIRTIQEYLCHRADKHLVPKINNTNVDRSVAAIHATVFSCLRRREAGDQLYDPTTNTVSVIDEEYRNQCTANSLSSKGMFQLIQRQGSSRHLMALLNIDGSVAKAWPVESTGVNGKPISGTASDKCVGVPMYGPLQIRKAEPVNLQFGNFGLSAWPSDTGGTSQTGSIDDSKVDCTDTGSRHFSSSCSSPRMSDAPAKELKEESSVSGSEEEADDLPNADTDEDASDANENNIDDEMAGSVDESTKSDEEYEDLAMRDSFENGYSSDDEEEKNSNENKPAERNSSASTAGGNNNNNNNNNNNNNQNSADLLQTMPEAPSARSQMKKRSLSDNSRLLGRQRRNSSLSKSGSLRRGGSSLQGELPGSIIDNQDKKPPQ from the exons atggCGGAAGGGGGAAAGCTTTTGTATGTGGTTGTGGTGGATGATGTGGAGGGAGCGTCCTCGTCGTCATCGTCGTTCAGGTATACGCGGCCGGTGCTCCAGAGTGCCTTGCAGCTCATGGGATGCAAGGCGAGACACGCATTCAAG atTAGCCGAAGAGTGTATGAAGTGTTGAGAAGCAATCAATCAACCTTGAAAAGTCCATTATGTGATAACATTCCTAGTAACAATGTTGATTCCTCTGGTAATGAAGAGGCTGCTGGCCTGCCATTTATTGCAAATGTGGAGCAAAGCAAAAAGATGCCATTTGAATTGTACAAAAGCCTTACAACAATTGTTGTTACGAGAGAGACATTTTTGAATGTTGTTTGTGATGCTCTCTCTGGATACAAGTATGTAGGTCCTAATCAAAGGGCTGACTTGATGCTGGCATGTag AATTCGTGAAAGGAAGGAATCTGTTACAGTGCTTTTATGTGGCACAAGTGGGTGTGGCAAATCTACTTTGTCATCGCTGCTG GGAAGTAGGTTGGGCATCACAACTGTAGTTTCCACAGATTCAATACGGCACATGATGAGAAGCTTTGTTGATGAAAAGGAAAATCCACTCCTCTGGGCCTCGACATACCATGCTGGAGAATGCTTAGATATGATGGCGGTTGCAGAAgcaaaagcaaaaaagaaagcCCAAAAGTTAGCCAGGTTTTCCAATTCTGTTAGCAAAGAAGAGTCATCTGATGGAGTGAACAAATTGGTTGAGGCTGGGCATGGGGCTGAATTGATTAGCAGTAAGCAAATGGCTGTTGAGGGCTACAAAGCACAGAGTGAAATGGTTATTGACAGCCTTGATAGACTGATTACTGCATGGGAAGAACGAAAAGAGTCTGTTGTTGTTGAAGGCGTGCATTTGAGCCTAAATTTTGTG ATGGGTCTCATGAAGAAACATCCGTCGATAATACCATTTATGATTTATATCACAAATGAAGACAAGCACATGGAGAGGTTCGCAGTTCGTGCTAAATACATGACATTGGACCCTGCAAGAAACAAATATGTCAAATATATCCGTAACATCAGAACCATTCAAGAATATCTCTGCCACCGTGCTGATAAGCATTTGGTGCCGAAGATAAATAACACAAATGTTGATCGGAGTGTGGCAGCAATTCATGCCACAGTCTTCAGCTGCCTACGAAGGCGAGAGGCTGGAGATCAGCTATATGATCCAACAACAAACACAGTGTCTGTGATCGATGAAGAGTATAGAAACCAGTGCACTGCTAACTCCCTGAGTTCCAAAGGAATGTTTCAGTTGATACAGAGGCAGGGTTCTTCAAGGCATTTAATGGCTCTGCTCAATATAGATGGGTCTGTTGCAAAAGCCTGGCCAGTTGAGTCAACCGGTGTTAATGGGAAGCCCATCTCCGGCACTGCTAGTGATAAGTGCGTGGGGGTTCCTATGTATGGTCCTTTACAAATCAGAAAGGCAGAGCCGGTTAATCTCCAGTTTGGTAATTTTGGACTCAGCGCTTGGCCTAGTGATACTGGTGGAACTAGTCAGACTGGAAGCATAGATGATTCAAAGGTTGATTGCACTGACACGGGGAGCAGacatttttcttcctcttgtAGTTCTCCTAGGATGTCTGATGCACCTGCCAAAGAG CTCAAGGAGGAATCATCTGTGTCTGGCAGTGAAGAAGAAGCTGATGATCTGCCCAATGCAGATACCGATGAGGATGCTAGTGATGCAAATGAAAACAACATCGACGATGAG atGGCAGGCTCCGTCGATGAGTCAACCAAGTCCGACGAGGAGTACGAAGACTTGGCCATGCGAGACAGTTTTGAAAACGGATATTCTTCAGATGATGAGGAGGAAAAGAATTCAAATGAGAATAAACCTGCAGAGAGAAATAGTTCAGCTTCAACAGCAGgaggtaataataataataataataataataataataataataatcagaaTAGCGCAGACCTTCTACAAACAATGCCAGAAGCACCATCTGCGAGGAGCCAAATGAAGAAGCGTTCACTAAGTGATAACTCACGGTTGCTCGGGCGGCAGAGGAGGAATTCATCACTGAGCAAGTCTGGGTCATTGCGCCGGGGAGGTAGTTCCCTTCAAGGGGAGCTTCCAGGTTCTATTATTGATAATCAGGATAAAAAGCCTCCCCAGTGA